The following proteins are co-located in the Saccharomycodes ludwigii strain NBRC 1722 chromosome V, whole genome shotgun sequence genome:
- the HIS4 gene encoding trifunctional histidinol dehydrogenase/phosphoribosyl-AMP cyclohydrolase/phosphoribosyl-ATP diphosphatase (similar to Saccharomyces cerevisiae YCL030C | HIS4 | HIStidine requiring), whose protein sequence is MGLPFAPLYSSIEDIEKYINKYKYTGNAVLDNSKISVEQFKSFISKYCTINTIYAINVSDSNTAIELLNNGVYQLVDFDVSTSTDIPASRLISSSKDIKIINPGATDLSAELLKYLKTDRADGLYTTVVVDEYERCLGLVYSSKESIEKAISLGQGIYYSRSRNEVWYKGATSGHVQELLRFDFDCDGDALKFVVKQSGEFCHVPSQKSCFGSFGYGFYELESVLKDRLVNAAPNSYTRRLFNDEELLHAKIREEAQELVDAKDKDEISWECADLIYFAFVKLIKNGVSLKDVEKNLQLKNLKTIKRKGDAKPEFLVSSGSASASNGSKSNTSTSTSTVGGPIHLNVVKCSDKEAVEKAFVRPIQDTESIMSLVKPIVENVKTNGDKAILEYTSKFDKVELTTPILEAPFPEEYSNSLSDEIKGALDLSIANVEKFHKAQLQLEVMNVETQPGVICSRFPRPIEKVGCYIPGGTAILPSTALMLGVPAKVANCKEIVFASPPGKNGKLSAEVVYVASKVGCSKIVMAGGAQAVAAMAYGTESVPKVDKILGPGNQFVTAAKMLVNNDTSALCSIDMPAGPSEVLVIADNTSDVDFVASDLLSQAEHGVDSQVILVGVNLSDDYVTRLQKAVDQQANNLPRVEIVRKCIEHSTIVLCNDYESAFEMSNKYAPEHLILQIENAEDYVKLVDNAGSVFVGAYTPESCGDYSSGTNHTLPTYGYARQYSGVNTSTFQKFITAQYVTPKGLDNIGKAVMCVAKVEGLDGHRNAVKIRMSKLGLLPKHFV, encoded by the coding sequence ATGGGTCTACCATTTGCTCCATTATACTCTTCAATTGAAgacattgaaaaatatattaataaatataaatatacagGTAACGCAGTATTGGACAATTCTAAAATCAGCGTTgaacaatttaaaagttttatttccaaataTTGCACTATTAATACTATCTACGCAATCAATGTTTCAGATAGTAATACGGCTATTGAATTGTTAAACAATGGTGTTTACCAATTGGTTGATTTTGATGTTTCAACTTCCACTGACATTCCAGCCAGTCGTTTgattagtagtagtaagGATATCAAAATCATCAATCCTGGAGCTACAGATTTAAGTGCCGAATTGttgaaatatttgaaaactGATAGAGCAGATGGTTTATATACCAcagttgttgttgatgagTACGAAAGATGTCTAGGTTTAGTTTATTCTAGCAAGGAGTCGATTGAAAAGGCTATTTCTTTAGGTCAAGGTATCTACTACTCCAGATCTAGAAATGAGGTGTGGTATAAGGGTGCGACCAGCGGGCATGTGCAAGAATTGCTTAGGTTTGATTTTGATTGTGATGGTGATGCTTTGAAGTTTGTTGTTAAGCAAAGCGGAGAATTCTGCCATGTTCCATCTcaaaaaagttgttttgGTTCTTTTGGATACGGGTTTTATGAGTTGGAGTCTGTTTTAAAGGATAGGTTAGTAAACGCTGCTCCCAATTCGTATACTCGCAGATTATTCAATGATGAAGAATTATTGCACGCCAAAATTAGGGAAGAAGCCCAAGAATTAGTTGATGCCAAAGATAAAGATGAAATTTCATGGGAATGTGCcgatttaatatattttgccTTTGTTAAATTGATCAAAAACGGGGTTTCCTTAAAAGATGTTGAAAAGAATTTacaattgaaaaacttgaaaactattaaaagaaagggAGATGCTAAACCTGAATTCTTAGTATCTAGTGGCAGTGCTAGCGCCAGTAATGGTAGCAAATCCAATACTAGTACTAGTACTAGTACCGTAGGTGGACCTATTCACTTAAACGTTGTTAAATGTAGTGATAAAGAAGCAGTAGAAAAGGCTTTTGTCAGACCGATTCAAGACACAGAGAGTATTATGTCATTAGTAAAGCCAATTGTAGAAAACGTAAAGACCAATGGTGATAAAGCTATCTTGGAATACACCAGCAAGTTTGATAAAGTTGAACTAACAACGCCGATATTGGAAGCACCATTCCCAGAAGAATATTCTAATTCACTAAGCGACGAAATCAAAGGCGCCTTAGATTTAAGCATTGCTAATGTTGAAAAGTTCCACAAGGCGCAATTGCAGTTGGAAGTTATGAATGTTGAAACGCAACCTGGTGTTATTTGTTCTAGGTTCCCCAGACCTATTGAAAAGGTTGGTTGTTATATTCCTGGTGGTACAGCAATTTTGCCCTCAACTGCGCTAATGTTGGGTGTCCCGGCTAAAGTGGCCAATTGTAAAGAAATTGTCTTTGCTTCCCCACCTGGCAAGAATGGGAAACTTAGTGCTGAAGTTGTTTATGTTGCCTCTAAAGTTGGATGTTCAAAGATTGTCATGGCTGGTGGTGCGCAAGCTGTTGCTGCCATGGCCTATGGTACTGAAAGTGTTCCTAAAGTTGACAAAATCTTGGGTCCTGGTAATCAATTTGTTACAGCTGCTAAAATGTTAGTTAACAATGACACTAGTGCTCTATGTTCTATTGATATGCCAGCTGGTCCAAGTGAAGTGTTGGTAATTGCTGATAACACTTCAGATGTTGATTTTGTTGCCAGTGATTTATTGTCACAAGCAGAGCACGGGGTTGATTCACAAGTTATTTTAGTTGGTGTTAATTTAAGTGATGATTACGTTACTAGATTGCAAAAGGCTGTTGACCAACAAGCCAACAACTTGCCACGTGTGGAAATTGTAAGAAAGTGTATTGAGCATAGTACTATTGTGTTATGTAATGATTATGAAAGCGCATTTGAAATGTCTAATAAGTATGCACCAgaacatttaattttacagATTGAAAATGCAGAAGATTATGTTAAATTGGTGGATAATGCCGGGTCTGTTTTTGTTGGGGCCTATACCCCTGAAAGTTGTGGTGATTATAGCAGTGGTACTAACCATACTTTACCAACTTATGGTTATGCCAGACAATATAGTGGTGTTAACACGTCTACCTTTCAGAAGTTTATTACTGCACAATATGTTACACCAAAGGGTTTGGACAATATTGGTAAAGCAGTTATGTGTGTTGCTAAAGTAGAAGGCTTAGATGGACATAGAAACGCTGTTAAAATTAGAATGAGTAAATTGGGTTTACTACCAAAACATTTTGTATAA